A stretch of DNA from Mycobacterium senriense:
CGTCCGCGAAGGCTGACCGACGAGCGATCTCTGTGGCTGTCATGTGACGGACGCTCGTTGTTCGTCCTTTGGTCACCAAGGGGCGGACTGGCTCTGCGAACCTTGACCAACGCATCGGGACCGACGTGTCTCGGCGCCTTGAGGAAAGGGCCGCCATGACAGAACACTTGCGCGCTTACAACAGTCTCTGGCAGGTCCGCAGCGACTCGTGGTGCCGGCTCGAGGAGGCCGCTGACCGGCTGACCCGCCCAACCACTACCGGAGATCTCAAAGACAAATGGGCGGGCGCCTGCCAGGAGCTCCTGGCACGCCTGAGCACCCTGGAGCCGTACTGGGCGTATCCGGGTGCACCCCAATTCGCGCGTATCCAAAGGCTTTTCGCGGCTGGCAGCTATGACAAGTTCGCGCAGGCGGTCGGGCAGATCAACCGGGCACTGACCACCGAGTCCTACCGCTCAGGGGACGTGGACAACGCCGGCGCTGACGAGCTGGACATGTTCCCTTCCGACCCGCGGCAACTCCTCGAGCATCAACCCGCGACGCAGCGCGACCGGCCGTATTTCGAGGTGCTCGTCGTGGAGAAGATGACCGAAGAGCAGGAGCGGGCGCTGCGCAACGAGGTTCGTAAATGGCGACGGCCCGACGACGAATTCGTCTACGAGCTGGTGGTGGTGTCCAGCGGGGATGAGGCCCTGATTGCGGCACGGCTGAACGTCAACCTGCAGGCGGTGGTGATCCGCCGGCGCTTTTCCCACCAATCGACCCGGGACCTCTCGGCGCTGTCAGAATTCGTCGACACCGCGGTGTCGGATGAGTTGAACGATCACCAGTCACCCGAAGAGCGCGCGCAGATCCTGGCGCTCTCGCTGGCGAAATTGCGGCCCGAACTGGACCTCTATTTGATGACCGAGATCGAGGTGGAAGACATCGCCGGGCGACTGGGCCAGTACTTCCGCCGGGTGTTCCACGCCCGCGAAGGCATGCTCGAGCTGCACCTGTCCATCCTGCAGGGCGTGGCCGCGCGCTACCGCACACCATTTTTCAGCGCCCTCAAGCAGTACAGCCACCGCCCGACAGGTGTCTTTCACGCGCTCCCGATTTCGCAGGGCAAGTCGATCGTCAACTCCCACTGGATCAAGGACATGGTGGGTTTCTACGGCCTGGACGTGTTCATGGCCGAGACATCGGCGACATGCGGTGGCCTGGACTCGTTGCTCGAGCCGACCGGCCCCCTGCGCGAGGCCCAACAACTCGCGTCGCAAGCCTACGGCTCGCGCCACACCTACTTCGTCACCAACGGAACGTCCACGGCGAACAAGGTTGTCACCCAAGCGCTGGTGGCACCGGGCGACATCGTGCTGCTCGACCGCAACTGTCATCAGTCGCATCACTACGGGATGATGCTGGCCGGCGCGAATGTCGTTTATTTGGACGCGTATCCGCTCAACGAGTACTCGATGTACGGCGCGGTGCCGTTGCGGGAGATCAAATCGAAGCTGCTGGCGCTGCGGCGCGCCGGCAAGCTCGACCGGGTCAAGATGATGTCGCTGACCAACTGCACCTTCGACGGGGTCGTCTACGACGTAGAGCGGGTCATGCAGGAGTGCCTCGCCATCAAGCCCGATCTGGTCTTCTTGTGGGACGAGGCGTGGTTCGCCTTCGCGCGGTTCCACCCTGTCTACCGCACCCGCACGGCGATGGCCTCCGCGCGGGCATTGCGCGAGCGGCTCCAGGATCCCGAGTACCTGAGCCGCTACGAGGAGCAACTGGCCGCCGAGTCCGCCGACCCACCCTCCGACGACGACCTCCTGGACCGTCGGCTGCTCCCGGATCCCGCCCGGGCCCGGGTACGGGTGTACGCGACCCAGTCGACGCACAAGACGCTCACCGCGCTGCGGCAGGGATCGATGATCCACGTCTTCGATCAAGATTTCGACCAGAAGGTCGCCGAGCCGTTCCACGAGGCCTACATGGCGCACACGTCGACGTCGCCCAACTACCAGATACTCGCGTCGCTGGATCTCGGCCGCCGTCAGGTGGCGCTGGAAGGCGTCGAACTGGTGCAGCGGCAGATCGAAAACGCAATGCAGCTACGCGATGCCATCGACAACCACCCACTGCTGAGCAAGTACATGCGCTGCCTGCGCACATCGGACCTGATCCCGGAGGAGTACCGGCCATCGGCTATCGCCCAGCCGCTGCGCTCCGGCCTGCGCAACATGATGGCGGCCTGGGGTCAAGACGAGTTCGTGCTGGATCCGTCCCGGATCACGTTGTTCATCGGGCTCACCGGCTATGACGGCGACACCTTCAAGCGTCAGCAGCTGATGGACCGCTACGGAATCCAGATCAACAAGACGTCGCGCAACAGCGTGTTGTTCATGACCAACATCGGCACCACCCGCAGCTCGGTTGCGTTCCTGGTGGAAGTGCTGGTGAACATCGCCCGCGAGCTGGATCAGAATATCTCCGAGATGAGCCTCGGAGAACGCGAGCATTTCGAGCGCGCGGTCTTTCGCCTCACCGAAATGTCCTTGCCGCTACCGAATTTCAGCGGATTTCATCCCGCATTCCGGGATCACAGCGGAACCGAACCGACGCCCGAGGGAGATGTGCGCCGCGGGTTCTACCTGTCCTACGACGACACCAACTGCGAATACCTCACCGGCGAGCAGGTCGTGGAGAAACTGGATGCGGGCGTCGACGTCGTGTCGGCGACCTACGTAACGCCCTACCCGCCGGGATTTCCGGTCCTGGTGCCCGGGCAGGTGTTCAGCCGGGAGATCCTGCAATTCATGCGGGATCTCGACACCCCCGAGATCCATGGCTATCTACCGGATTTCGGCTACCGCGTCTACACCGAGAAGGCCATCGAGATGGTCAGCCAGTCCGTCGGCCGGGCGTCCAACGGCGACCGCCTCGCGGACACCGCGCCCGCTCCCGCGTCAGGGAAGGCGCCGAAGAAAAAGTCGGCGAAGCGCGACAACCCCGACCGGGGCGGCAACCTCCCCGAGGTCGGGCACGACGAACTGCTGGGCCGACAGCAGCCCGGCGATGGCCTGACCGCGCCCGTCGCGCCAAGCGGAAACGGTGTCCCCGAGGTGGGGGCGGACGAACTCACCGGCGGGTAGCGGCCCGGCGCCGTGACCGCCCGGTGCGCGCGGCGCCGGCCGACAAGCGGGCGTCGACGATGCTCAGCGCGCGTTCGGCCCATCGAATGTTCTCCTCTTCAAACGAGATTCCACGCGTCAGCGTCAGGTACGGGCCAACTCGTTCGGCCTGGGCGAGGTAGTCCTCTTCGCTACGGCCGTCCAGCATTCGCGTCCGCAACCGTTCGTAGCGTTGCACTTTGGCGCTCGCCCAGTCCCGTCGTTCGCGAATGAATTCGCGGACGGCGTCGACGTCTCCGGCGTCGGCGGCCTGGACCTTGACCAGCAATTCATCACGGATGACCGACGGCTTCGGTGCTCTCGCCGTGAACTGCCGGATAGCATCACGGCCGGCGTCGGTCAGCGAGAACATGCGCTTGTTGGGCCGGCGTTCTTGCTGCACGATCCGGGCCTGGATGAGACCCTGCTCGGCGAGCCGGTCGAGTTCGCGATACAGCTGCTGCGGGGTGGCCGGCCAGAAGTTCGCGACCGAGGCATCGAAGTCTTTGGCCAGGTCGTACCCGGATGATTCGCCCTCGAGCAGGGCGGCCAACACCGCGTCACGCAGCGACATCGATCGATGCTACAACGATGCGATTATTCAACAAAGTGATTAATCGCACTCTGGACATCGGGTGGCGGGCGCCCTAGCGTCGATCCCACCTACTCAACTAGTTGACTATGCGAGGTCACCGATGCACCCGTTCCGCAAGGCCGTCGAGGAGCGCGACGAGAAGCGCATCCAGGCGATGCTGGCCGACACCGTGGTGTTCACCAGCCCGGTGGCGTTCAAGCCCTACGTCGGCAAGCCGATCACCGCCGCCATCCTGCGCGGCGTGTTACGCATCTTCGAGGACTTCCACTACATCCGCGAGATCCACGACCCGAGCGGGCGCGATCACGCCTTCGTATTCGAGACCGGGATAATCGGGGCGCCGGGGGTGAAGATCACCGGCTGCGACTTCCTGCACTTCGACGACGACGGTCGGATCGACGACTTCATGGTGATGGTGCGGCCCCTGTCAGGCGCGACAGCGCTTTCCGAGGCGATGGGTGCCCAGTTCGATCGCATCCAGCAGGAGGCGCTCGAATTGGCCAATCAATCCGGTAGCGCGTAGAAGTAATGACCATGCGGATTGGGCTGAGCATCAATTATGCGGGCGGGTTCAAGGACGTGGCCGCCGAAGTGGCCGACCTCGAGCGCGCCGGACTGGACATTGTCTTTGTCCCCGAGGCGTATTCGTTCGACGCGGTGAGCGCGCTGGGTTACCTGGCCGCGAGCACCGAACGCGTCGGGTTGGCCTCGGGCATCCTGCAGCTGTACACCCGGACCCCCACGCTGACCGCGATGACGGCGGCCGGCCTGGATTACGTCTCCGACGGCCGGTTCACCCTCGGCCTGGGCGCCTCCGGCCCGCAGGTCATCGAAGGCTTCCATGGTGTTCCCTACGATGCACCGATCGGCCGGACTCGCGAGGTCATCGAGATCTGTCGGCAGGTGTGGCGGCGCGAGACCGTGCAACATCAGGGCAAGCACTACACGATCCCGCTGCCCACCGACCGGGGAACCGGGCTGGGTAAGCCGCTCAAGCTGATCAATCAGCCTGTCCGCGAGCGCATTCCGGTGCTGGTGGCAGCGCTGGGGCCCAAGAACGTCGAACTGGCGGCCGAGATCGCCGAGGGCTGGCAGCCGATCTTCTATCTGCCAGAAAAGGCGCAGGACGTGTGGGGGGATGCTCTGGCCGCCGGCCGGGCCAAGCGCGACCCCGACCTGGGTGAGCTCGACATCTATGCCGGCCCCGTGCTGGCGATCGGTGAAAACGTGGAGCCGCTAAGGGAGTTCGTCAAACCGCACCTGGCGCTTTACATCGGTGGGATGGGCGCCAAGGGCAAGAATTTCTACCACGCCCTGGCCACAAAATACGGCTACGGCCCCCAAGCCGACCGGATTCAAGAGCTTTACCTGGCCGGTGACAAAGACGGCGCCGCCAAGGTGGTGCCCGACGATCTGGTGCGAGACGTCAACCTGATCGGTAGCCGCGAATTCGTCAAGGAACGCCTTGCGGCGTTCCGCGAGGCGGGGGTGACCACCCTCAACGTGGCGCCCATTGCGTCCACGACGGCTGAGCGGATCAAGCTGATCGAGACGCTGCGCCAATTGGTTTGATCGCCGCCGCTGAGCCCGGCCGATCACTCCTGCCGGTGACTGTCCCGTCGTAACCGCACCGCTCTGGCGACCGCCGTCACCGACGCCAGCGCCGCCATCACCGACAGGATCACGACCGAGGCCGCGGACCCGACGGTGGCCAGGAACAGCGGCAGCGCGAAGCCGATGTACGTAACGACGTAGAACACCCCGGTCAGCGCGCCGCGCAGGTGCGGCGGCGCGGCGGCCTCCAGGTCGATCAATCCTTCGCGCAGGCACAGCCCCGACGCGCAGCCGAGGGCAAGCAATAGCGGCAGGCCCAGCGCCGGGGTCAGCGTGGGCGGCGCGATCGCGGCGGTCGCGTAGCCGAGCGCGGCCAGCACCGCACCCGCCGTTCCGGCCTGCGGGCCCCACCGCAGCGCGCGGGCCAGTATCTGCACGACGCCGCTGACACCGTTGACGATCAGGGTGGCCGTGCCCGCCGCCATCGGGGCCGCGAGCGCCGTATGCAACCGGGTGGGGATGGTGACGAATCCCAGTGTCGCCGAGGCGTACACCCACGGCGCGAGCGGCATGGCCCAACTCAGGGCCCGGCTGAATCCGTTCACCGCCGGGGCCACCCGTACCGAGTCGTAGTGCGTCGCCGTTCCGGCCACGTCGGTGCGCCTTGCCGTGACCGCGACGGCCGACACTGCCAGCACGACGATGGCGGCGGCGACACCGAACGACACCCGGATGCCCGATCGTCCGGCCAACACGATGAACCCGCCGGCGAAGGGCCCGAGGGCGAAGCCGGCGGTCAGCACCGCTCCGGCGGTCGCGGCACTCGCGGAGCCTCTCAGATCCGAGGCCCATGCGGTGCACGAGCTGATGGCCAGGCCCACACCGATCCCGACGATCAGGCGACCCACCAGCAGAGCGCCCGTGTGCTGGGACAGCAGCATCACCGCCGTCCCCAACAGGGCGGCCGACGAGCCCGCGAGCGCCACCGGCCGGCGGCCGAGCGGGTCCGACGCGCGACCGCCCACGAGCAACCCGGGCAGCAGCCCCAGCGCGTAAATGCCGAAGATCCCGTCGAGCACGGCCGTGCTGAGGTGCTCGGTGTCGCTGATCACCGGCATCAACCCGACGAAGTGGTTGGCGACCCACCCCGTGGCCAGCAGCAGCGCCAACACGCTGACGAACAGCGCCTGGGTCCCCGCCGGCTCGCGTGTCGACCGGGCACCGCCACGGTGGCCGGTGCGCACATTCGGCGAGGTCACGGATCTCCTCTCCTCCCGAACTCAGAGTGCATGCGCGGCCGACCGACGATGGTAGAACGCGGTGTCACCTGGGCGGTTATTCCCGCTGGAGGCGATCACACCGCGTTAGACACCTCGATGTCACTTGAATTTCGCCGTCCAACGCGCGCCTGCAAACACGGCGAGCGCGGGTTCGGATGCCTCTTCGGGGTTTGAAATCAGGCGATTTGGTGTACTGGTACCACTACTCGCACCCAGGAAGGCAAATGATGAAGTACATTGCGGCAGCCACGATCGCGATCTCCGTCTTGCTGTCCAGCGCGTGTTCGGCCTCACAGGTCATCAACACCGGCGGCGACACGAAGTGCAAAGATTTCACGACGCAGGACGAGAAGAAGCAGAACGACGAAGTCAGCAAGATGCTCAAAGACAAGAGCGGTGCCGACCCGACCAATGTGGAGATTTCCGCAACGCGGCTCTCGGCGATGACGTACTGCCAGACGCTCGGCAAGCCCGACACCAAGATCTCCGAGGCGCCACACGGCTGACGGCCGCCGGGTCGCGCAGCCGGTTCCCGATTGGGAGCCGGGCCGGACGCAATCGCCAACGGCGTAGCCGGAATTCGCGGCGAGCGACGTGATGGTGGCCACTACTGCGCGACCCCGGGTGCAAATCTGCAGTTGGCCCGAGTTCATCGGGCGGACCAGGGCCGCGATTGAAATCATGACCACCTGAAAACCTTCCCGCCCTGTCGGGAGCTTCCTAGGCTGCGCGGGGTGATATCGACCAGCCCGGCGCCGGCACGTGTGTCACTTCGCGGCGTCAACCGCACGTTCGGAACGCACACCGTGCTGCACGACGTCGACGTCGAGATCGAGCCCGGCGAGGTCGTCGCACTGCTCGGGTCTTCGGGCAGCGGCAAATCGACGCTGCTGCGACTGATCGCCGGCCTGGACCTACCCACCGGTGGACGGATCGAGATCGATGGCGTATCCGTCCGGGGGATCGACCCGCGCTGCGCCGTGGTGTTCCAGGAACCCCGCCTACTGCCCTGGCGGTCGCTGTCGGCCAACGTCGAGTTCGGCCTGACACCGGGCAAAGTCCGGTCGAAAGGCTCTGCGGCAGTGCAGCATTGGCCGGACGTCGTCGGCTTGACCAAATTTCGCGATCATTATCCGCGGCAAGTGTCCGGGGGTATGGCGCAACGTGCGGGCCTGGCCCGGGCCCTGGCCCGGCGCCCCAGCGTTCTGCTGCTCGACGAGCCGCTGGCCGCCCTCGATGCGCTGACCCGCCTGCGCATGCAGGATCTGCTCGACACGGTGCAGCAAGAGGCCGGTACCACGACGGTGCTGGTGACGCACGACGTGGACGAGGCGGTGATTCTCGCCGACCGGGTGCTGATCCTGCGCGCCGAGGCGACCGGCGGCGCCCGCATCGTCGCGGAATTCGACATCCCGATTCCCAAGCCACGCGACCGCGGTGACCCGCGTGTATCACCGCGCTGCGCGACCAGCTGTTGGACGAACTCGGCGTCCCCCGACGCGGTGGTGCCACCGTGTCGTCCGTGATCGATGAGGAGGCGAAAACCTCGTGAAACGGCGGTATCTGACGACAATGGCGATGACCGCCGCAGTGGTCATCGCGGCGTCCGCCTGCTGTTCGAGCAACGGCACGGCGACGGCGAAGGACCTCCACCTGGACTACGCCTACTACAACCCGCTGAGCCTGGTCATCCGCGATCAGCACCTGCTCGAAAAGCAGGGTTACAACGTCACTTGGGTGCTGTCGCAGGGCAGTAACAAGGCCAATGAGGGACTACGGTCAAAGGCGCTGGACTTCGGCTCCACCGGCGGTTCCCCCGCCCTATTAGCGCGGGCCAACGGCACGCCGATCAAGACCGTCGACGTATATGCCAGGGGGAGTGGACGGCGCTGGTTGTCGCCAAGAACTCACCCATCAACTCCGTGGCTGATCTGAAGGGCAAAAAGGTCGCGGTCACCAAGGGGACCGACCCCTACTTCTTCCTGTTGCAATCGCTTGCGACAGCCGGGCTTTCGCCCGCTGACATCGAGATCGTCAACTTGCAGCACGCCGACGGCAAAACCGCACTGGAGCGCGGCGATGTCGACGCGTGGTCGGGGTTGGACCCGTTCATGGCCGAGACGATTCAGCAGCAGGGTTCCCGCATCATCTACCGCAACCCCGATTTCAATTCCGGCGGTGTCTTGAACGTGCGCGAGGACTTCATCACCGCCCATCCGGATTCCGTCCAGTTGGTGGCCAATACCTACGAGGAGGCCCGCAAGTGGGCAACGAAGCACCCGGCCGAGCTGGCGGCATTGCTGGCCTCGCAGGCGAAGGTACCGCTGAGCGTGGCGCAAGAGGAGTTGGGCCGAACGGCATTGGACATCTCACCGGTGCCGGACGATTCGCTGCGCGCGGTGCTGACCAGGGTGGTGCCGCTGGCCGTGGCGGACGGCGATATCAAATCCGAGGACGCCGGCCGCAGCGCACTGAGCACACTGTTCGAGCCGAAATTCGCTCAGCAAGCACACTGACGCCCAAGACCGGGCGGCTGGCTAAGTTGCCGCTCGTGCTGGTCGGGCTGATCGTCCCGGTACTGCTGCTGGTGATCTGGCAGCTTGCCACGGCGGTTACCGGTTTTTTCGCCGCCAGCCAGCTGCCGCCTCCCGCCGATGTGGTGTCCGCACTAAGCGGCCTACTTCGGCACGGCGAACTGTGGACACACCTCGAGGCCAGTGGTTCGCGGGTGTTGGTCGGCTACCTGGCCGGCGCCGGCGTCGCCCTGGTGCTGGGTTCACTGGTCGGCCTCTCGGTCACGGTGCGCAGGCTGCTGGCTCCCACCCTGGGCGCCTTCCGGACCGTGCCGTCCTTGGCGTGGGTGCCGTTGCTGCTCTTATGGTTTGGCATCGATGAGACGCCGAAGATCCTCATGGTGGCCATCGGCGCGTTCTTCCCGATCTATACGACGACGGCGTCGGCGCTTTCCCATGTCGACCCCCGTTTGCTGGAGGTCGGACGGGCCTATGGGCGGCACGGCGCCTCGCTGTTGGCGACGGTGATGTTGCCGGCCGCGGCGCCCGAGTTGGTCAACGGGCTGCGGCTGGGCCTGGCGAACGCGTGGCTTTTCGTGGTCGCGGCCGAGCTGATCGCGTCCTCGAAGGGACTCGGGTTTCTTCTCATCGACAGTCAAAACAGCGGCCGCACCGACGTGATGCTGCTGGCCATCGTGCTGTTGGCCGGGTTGGGCAAGCTCACCGACGGGGCCCTGGGCGCCGTCGAGACCCGGATCGTGCGGCGGCGCGGGTAGTTCCCACCAGCAGGCAAGCGGCGGTGAGCAACTGCCAGCCGGTGATCGAGTACACGCTGCCGCGTTCCCACGCGCCGTCGGGCAGCAGAAACGTCGTTGCCGTCGCCGATTTGATCATCAGCATGGCCAAGCACAACAGGCCAAGGGCCGCAATGGCTTTGGACAACCCGCGATACCGGCGCCAAGCGGCAAGCGGCCCGATGACGCCGGACCCCAGCAAGATCGCGGCGTTGCCCCCGGCAATGGCCAGCACAGCACCGGCAACGTGCACCGCGCCGCCGTGCACTGTCCCGATCACGATGTTGCCGACGGCGTTCGTGGCGACGGCGCCCAAAAACAGTCGGGCCCTTCGGTTGTCGGGAACCCCCACGATCAGCGATGCCCCCAGAAGGAACAGGATGCCCTGCAGATAGAACGCCGCATGCATCAAGTAGGCGCGGGGCGAGTAGATCGGACGGCCGTGAACCAGCGTGCCGCCGGGAAGGCCGAGGTCGCTGATGTAGTCGCGTGCATAGCTGTAGGCCGGCTCGAACGCCCCGGCGGCGATCGCCTCCAGGACCAGGTAACTCACGGCGGCCACCACCCACAGGGCTGCTCCCCGCGCGCTGGCCAGATTGTGTCGTTCCATTTTGGTGGACATGCTTTCACGTGGGGCCCGGCTAGCCGCACAATAGCGCGATGCGTGCAGTCCGGGAGATCCGAAGATTCGCGGCGGGTTCTCGTCGATGCCTGCTGGCCGCCACGCTGCTGGTTGCCCTCCTGGGATGCGGCGGCCCGGCACACAACCACGGTGTGCCGTCGTCGGGCGGGGTGTTCGCGGGCCCGATCCAGATCGGCAACGGACGGCACCTGTACCTCGAATGCCACGGAAAGGGCGGGCCCACAGTCATTTTGGAGTCCGGTTACCACAACTCAGCGGATCCGTGGAGTCACTCCGATGCCGCCGCGCCGGCCACGGGGCCGGCCGTGCTGCCGGCCCTGGCCGCCGACCACCGCGTCTGCGCCTACGACCGGCCCGGCACCCTGCGCTATCCCGATCCGCCCAGCATCACCGACCGCAGTTCGCCGGTCGCGATGCCCCGCACCGCGCAGGACGTTGTCCAGGATCTGCATGCGTTACTCGCCGCCGCCCATCTTCCGGGCCCGTACGTCCTGGTCGGGCACTCGCTGGGCGGGCTGTTCATCCGGCTGTACGCGCAGACCTATCCCGATCAGGTGCGGGCGCTGGCGTTCGTCGACGCCTTTCCGGTTGAGATACCGGGCCTGCTGGGCGTGGACTGGCCGACCTATCGCCAGGCGTTGGACCAGCCGCTGCCCCAGTTCGCGAACTCGCCTGGGTTTGAGGAGATCGACATCGAGAAGAGTGTCGCCCAGGTCGGCGCTGCCCCGGCGTTCCCACCCGTTCCCACCGTCGTGCTGACCAGGACCGAACCTTTCGCGATCGCGGGCACCGTCTCACCCGAGCAGGGCGCCAAGCTCGAGCGGGCGTGGCGAGAGGCCTCGGCGGATCTGATCGCGCTGCGGCCGCAGACACCGCACCTGATCGCGACCGGCAGCGACCACTTCATCCAGATCCACCAGCCCGATTTGGTGGCGGCCGGCGTGCGTCTGGCGACGCAACGGTCCGCCCCAACCCGGTGATTCGTAGCTGCGGCATACTCGGCCAATGACCGAAGCTAACGACGAATGAGCGTGACCATACTGCTGGCCGCGCTCGCTTCGGCCGAATTCGCCGGCCTCGTCGCCCTCGGAGTCCTGTTGATCGTGTCGCGACGGCAGCTCAATGGAGCACGCGCCGCGCTGGAGCGCAGCCGCCGTAGCAGTGGCCGGCGCCGACGGCGCCGCGGCGTCGCGCCCGTCGCGATCAGGACCGCATTCAAGACGGCCGATTCGCTACTGACGAAAGGCGTTGGCGCCACGGTTCGCAACTCGGTCGAAGACCTCGCCGGCTGGGCGCAGGTTGAACGGCCCGATCTCGCCCGCATCGCCGCCGACGGCGATGTCGTCATCGCCTTCTCCGACATCGAGAATTCGACCGCCAACAACGAGGCCCTGGGCGACCAAGGATGGGTGAAGGTGCTGGACAGGCACAACAAACTCATCCACAAATTCGTCGACAACCACAACGGCCACGTGGTGAAGAATCAAGGCGATGGATTCATGATGGCCTTCGCCGATCCTCGCCAAGCCGTGCTGTGCGGCATCGGCGTGCAACGCGCCCTCCTCGACAACCCGGACCGCTGGGAAGGCATCCGCGTCCGAATCGGCGTTCATGTCGGCCCGTCGGTCAGGCGCGGCGACGACTTGTTCGGGCGCCATGTCGCGATGGCGGCTCGCGTTGCCGGACAAGCCGAAGGCGGTGAGATTCTCGTCAGTGAGCCGGTGCGCGACGCGGTCGACGGCACACCCGATATCGAGCTGTGCGAACCGTACGAGGCCGAACTCAAAGGCCTACAGGGGACGCATAATCTCTATCCGGTCAAGGTGTCCGACTGACCGGACGTCGCTGCGCCTAGAAGAAGGTCCCGGCGTGCGGCGCTTCGGGCACCGCGAACAGTTGATCGGCCACGTCCAGCGTGGCCGTATCGTCAGCCCGGGCCAGCCCGGCGGCGGCGAGACTGCGCCAGCGCGTGCCGCCGAGCAGGGCGGCGCCCAGCCCCTCGATCCCGACGTGGACGTCGGCGCGGCGGGTCGTCGGTTCGGCGCCGTCGCCGGTGATGGTGAAGCTCGCTGAATTGCTGGGCAGCACTGGGTCATTCACCGCGATCGTGACGGTCCCGCCGCCGACGTAGGA
This window harbors:
- a CDS encoding aminotransferase class I/II-fold pyridoxal phosphate-dependent enzyme; its protein translation is MTEHLRAYNSLWQVRSDSWCRLEEAADRLTRPTTTGDLKDKWAGACQELLARLSTLEPYWAYPGAPQFARIQRLFAAGSYDKFAQAVGQINRALTTESYRSGDVDNAGADELDMFPSDPRQLLEHQPATQRDRPYFEVLVVEKMTEEQERALRNEVRKWRRPDDEFVYELVVVSSGDEALIAARLNVNLQAVVIRRRFSHQSTRDLSALSEFVDTAVSDELNDHQSPEERAQILALSLAKLRPELDLYLMTEIEVEDIAGRLGQYFRRVFHAREGMLELHLSILQGVAARYRTPFFSALKQYSHRPTGVFHALPISQGKSIVNSHWIKDMVGFYGLDVFMAETSATCGGLDSLLEPTGPLREAQQLASQAYGSRHTYFVTNGTSTANKVVTQALVAPGDIVLLDRNCHQSHHYGMMLAGANVVYLDAYPLNEYSMYGAVPLREIKSKLLALRRAGKLDRVKMMSLTNCTFDGVVYDVERVMQECLAIKPDLVFLWDEAWFAFARFHPVYRTRTAMASARALRERLQDPEYLSRYEEQLAAESADPPSDDDLLDRRLLPDPARARVRVYATQSTHKTLTALRQGSMIHVFDQDFDQKVAEPFHEAYMAHTSTSPNYQILASLDLGRRQVALEGVELVQRQIENAMQLRDAIDNHPLLSKYMRCLRTSDLIPEEYRPSAIAQPLRSGLRNMMAAWGQDEFVLDPSRITLFIGLTGYDGDTFKRQQLMDRYGIQINKTSRNSVLFMTNIGTTRSSVAFLVEVLVNIARELDQNISEMSLGEREHFERAVFRLTEMSLPLPNFSGFHPAFRDHSGTEPTPEGDVRRGFYLSYDDTNCEYLTGEQVVEKLDAGVDVVSATYVTPYPPGFPVLVPGQVFSREILQFMRDLDTPEIHGYLPDFGYRVYTEKAIEMVSQSVGRASNGDRLADTAPAPASGKAPKKKSAKRDNPDRGGNLPEVGHDELLGRQQPGDGLTAPVAPSGNGVPEVGADELTGG
- a CDS encoding PadR family transcriptional regulator is translated as MSLRDAVLAALLEGESSGYDLAKDFDASVANFWPATPQQLYRELDRLAEQGLIQARIVQQERRPNKRMFSLTDAGRDAIRQFTARAPKPSVIRDELLVKVQAADAGDVDAVREFIRERRDWASAKVQRYERLRTRMLDGRSEEDYLAQAERVGPYLTLTRGISFEEENIRWAERALSIVDARLSAGAARTGRSRRRAATRR
- a CDS encoding nuclear transport factor 2 family protein; translation: MHPFRKAVEERDEKRIQAMLADTVVFTSPVAFKPYVGKPITAAILRGVLRIFEDFHYIREIHDPSGRDHAFVFETGIIGAPGVKITGCDFLHFDDDGRIDDFMVMVRPLSGATALSEAMGAQFDRIQQEALELANQSGSA
- a CDS encoding LLM class F420-dependent oxidoreductase, coding for MRIGLSINYAGGFKDVAAEVADLERAGLDIVFVPEAYSFDAVSALGYLAASTERVGLASGILQLYTRTPTLTAMTAAGLDYVSDGRFTLGLGASGPQVIEGFHGVPYDAPIGRTREVIEICRQVWRRETVQHQGKHYTIPLPTDRGTGLGKPLKLINQPVRERIPVLVAALGPKNVELAAEIAEGWQPIFYLPEKAQDVWGDALAAGRAKRDPDLGELDIYAGPVLAIGENVEPLREFVKPHLALYIGGMGAKGKNFYHALATKYGYGPQADRIQELYLAGDKDGAAKVVPDDLVRDVNLIGSREFVKERLAAFREAGVTTLNVAPIASTTAERIKLIETLRQLV
- a CDS encoding MFS transporter; this translates as MTSPNVRTGHRGGARSTREPAGTQALFVSVLALLLATGWVANHFVGLMPVISDTEHLSTAVLDGIFGIYALGLLPGLLVGGRASDPLGRRPVALAGSSAALLGTAVMLLSQHTGALLVGRLIVGIGVGLAISSCTAWASDLRGSASAATAGAVLTAGFALGPFAGGFIVLAGRSGIRVSFGVAAAIVVLAVSAVAVTARRTDVAGTATHYDSVRVAPAVNGFSRALSWAMPLAPWVYASATLGFVTIPTRLHTALAAPMAAGTATLIVNGVSGVVQILARALRWGPQAGTAGAVLAALGYATAAIAPPTLTPALGLPLLLALGCASGLCLREGLIDLEAAAPPHLRGALTGVFYVVTYIGFALPLFLATVGSAASVVILSVMAALASVTAVARAVRLRRDSHRQE
- a CDS encoding ABC transporter permease yields the protein MIWQLATAVTGFFAASQLPPPADVVSALSGLLRHGELWTHLEASGSRVLVGYLAGAGVALVLGSLVGLSVTVRRLLAPTLGAFRTVPSLAWVPLLLLWFGIDETPKILMVAIGAFFPIYTTTASALSHVDPRLLEVGRAYGRHGASLLATVMLPAAAPELVNGLRLGLANAWLFVVAAELIASSKGLGFLLIDSQNSGRTDVMLLAIVLLAGLGKLTDGALGAVETRIVRRRG
- a CDS encoding DUF998 domain-containing protein, giving the protein MSTKMERHNLASARGAALWVVAAVSYLVLEAIAAGAFEPAYSYARDYISDLGLPGGTLVHGRPIYSPRAYLMHAAFYLQGILFLLGASLIVGVPDNRRARLFLGAVATNAVGNIVIGTVHGGAVHVAGAVLAIAGGNAAILLGSGVIGPLAAWRRYRGLSKAIAALGLLCLAMLMIKSATATTFLLPDGAWERGSVYSITGWQLLTAACLLVGTTRAAARSGSRRRPGPRR
- a CDS encoding alpha/beta fold hydrolase, encoding MRAVREIRRFAAGSRRCLLAATLLVALLGCGGPAHNHGVPSSGGVFAGPIQIGNGRHLYLECHGKGGPTVILESGYHNSADPWSHSDAAAPATGPAVLPALAADHRVCAYDRPGTLRYPDPPSITDRSSPVAMPRTAQDVVQDLHALLAAAHLPGPYVLVGHSLGGLFIRLYAQTYPDQVRALAFVDAFPVEIPGLLGVDWPTYRQALDQPLPQFANSPGFEEIDIEKSVAQVGAAPAFPPVPTVVLTRTEPFAIAGTVSPEQGAKLERAWREASADLIALRPQTPHLIATGSDHFIQIHQPDLVAAGVRLATQRSAPTR